ATGAATAATATCCTCGAGTCTGTGGTGTGAAGCATAGGAATTGTCTTCTATGAACTATACCTTGGTAGTTGTTCTGTAGTATTCTATATCAATTCTTTGATATGCCATTTTACATACagttgaagaaaattttcatggaGTATCAATCATTTCTGATTACAGATTCTAAGAGATTAATTGGTAGGAAGTACACTGATCCATCTGTAGAGTATGACCTGAAGCTTTGGCCATTCAAGGTCATTCCTGATCCTGGCAACAATCCCATGATTGTTGCATCCTACAAAGGGGAGGAAAAGCAATTTGCACCTGAGGAGATTTCTGCTATGATTCTCACAAAGATGAAGGAGGTTGCTGAGGCCTACCTTGGGTTACCAGTAAAGAATGCTGTTATTACCGTCCCAGCCTATTTCAATGATTCGCAACGCCAAGCAACTAGAGATGCCGGAGCCATCTCTGGCCTCAATGTATTGCGTATCATCGTTGAACCAACAGCTGCTGCGATTGCTTATGGTCTTGACAAAGAATTGCTCAACAACACAGGCGGCCAGAAGAATGTACTTATTTTTGACCTTGGAGGTGGTACTTTTGATGTTTCTCTTCTCACTATTGAGAAGAGCATGTTTGACGTGAAAGCTGTTGGGGGAGATACTCATCTTGGTGGAGAGGACTTTGACAATAGAATGGTGAACCACTTTGTCCAAGCGTTCAAGCGAAAGCACAAGAAGGACATCAGTGGAAATCCGAGAGCTCTTAGGAGATTAAGGTCAGCTTGTGAGAGGGCAAAGAGGATACTTTCCTCTATTCATCAGACATCAATCGAGATTGATGCTTTGTTTGAGGGTACTGATTTTCAAtcaaccattacaaggccaagaTTTGAGGAGCTGAACATGGACTTGTTCAGGCAATGCATGGAGCCAGTTGAAAGCTGCTTAAGGGATGCCAAGATGGACAAGCATAGCGTCCAAGATATCGTTCTTGTGGGTGGTTCAACCAGGATTCCAAAGGTTCAGCAGTTGTTGCAAGATTTCTTTAATGGCAAGACCCTTTGCAAGAGCATTAACCCAGATGAAGCCGTTGCCTATGGTGCAGCTGTTCAAGCTGCAATCTTGGATGGCAGGGGCAACCAGAAGGCTCTGGATATTGCACTTATGGATGTTACCCCATTGTCTCTTGGTTACCAAACCAAGGGAGAGGTCATGAATGTTGTGATCCCTAGGAACACCACCATCCCTACGAAAAAGGAGACAACATGTACAACAGCTTGCGATAACCAGACTAGTATATTGTTTCCGGTGTACGAAGGTGAGCGAGCAAGATCAACAGAGAACAATTTGTTAGGTGAATTCACGCTCGAGGGTATTCCTCCAGCCCCTAGAGCAGTCCCTGTAATCAATGTCTGCTTTGATCTGGATGCCAACGGCATTTTAAATGTCTCTGCAGAGGATGAAAATACAGGGCAGAAAAGTAGAATCTCCATCTCTTTTGATAAAGGAAGGTTGTCAAGAGAAGAAATTGAGAAGATGGTCCAGGCAGCCGAGAAGTACAAGTTTGAGGATGAGGAGCACAAAAAGAAGGTCAAGGCAAAGATTGCCTTAGAGGATTATACATACAACTTGAGAGACACCATCAAGAGTAAGAACATTAGTTCTAGTCTGTCATCTGCTGACATGAAGAAGATTGAGGATGCAATTGAGGATGCCATGCAATGGTTGGATGGGAATCAGCTTGGAGAGACGGACGAATTTGAGGACAAGATGAAGGAGCTTGAGAGTATTACCAAGCGCCTTATGATTACGAAGAAGGACTAACGTGATCCTTCCAAGAAGAATTGAGCATGGAACTTAAAAGTTTCCTTCTAAGAAGAATTGGCACGGACCATAAAGTTTTCCTTTTGCATCAAAGGACTTATTGACTTGGGAACGAATCAATCAACTAAACCAAATTTAGTAAGTTGGAAGCTTGGGCTAATTATCCCAAGACTTGCTTTGGAATATGAACAACAATAGTTGTGACTTTTAATTATTTGCACTTAATCTTTTCCTCCAATTTTCTATGGGGTTCATTCTTGATGTGCATTGGACTTCCATACCTTGTTATTTAGTTACGAGTTTGTAAGAAACAACCA
The DNA window shown above is from Coffea arabica cultivar ET-39 chromosome 5e, Coffea Arabica ET-39 HiFi, whole genome shotgun sequence and carries:
- the LOC113688578 gene encoding heat shock cognate 70 kDa protein isoform X1, yielding MAGKSAPAIGIDLGTTYSCVAVWEHDRVEIIANDQGNRTTPSYVAFTDTERFVGDAAQNQAAINPVNTIFDSKRLIGRKYTDPSVEYDLKLWPFKVIPDPGNNPMIVASYKGEEKQFAPEEISAMILTKMKEVAEAYLGLPVKNAVITVPAYFNDSQRQATRDAGAISGLNVLRIIVEPTAAAIAYGLDKELLNNTGGQKNVLIFDLGGGTFDVSLLTIEKSMFDVKAVGGDTHLGGEDFDNRMVNHFVQAFKRKHKKDISGNPRALRRLRSACERAKRILSSIHQTSIEIDALFEGTDFQSTITRPRFEELNMDLFRQCMEPVESCLRDAKMDKHSVQDIVLVGGSTRIPKVQQLLQDFFNGKTLCKSINPDEAVAYGAAVQAAILDGRGNQKALDIALMDVTPLSLGYQTKGEVMNVVIPRNTTIPTKKETTCTTACDNQTSILFPVYEGERARSTENNLLGEFTLEGIPPAPRAVPVINVCFDLDANGILNVSAEDENTGQKSRISISFDKGRLSREEIEKMVQAAEKYKFEDEEHKKKVKAKIALEDYTYNLRDTIKSKNISSSLSSADMKKIEDAIEDAMQWLDGNQLGETDEFEDKMKELESITKRLMITKKD
- the LOC113688578 gene encoding heat shock cognate 70 kDa protein isoform X2, producing MYECSYGPTILFQTSSQAENSKRLIGRKYTDPSVEYDLKLWPFKVIPDPGNNPMIVASYKGEEKQFAPEEISAMILTKMKEVAEAYLGLPVKNAVITVPAYFNDSQRQATRDAGAISGLNVLRIIVEPTAAAIAYGLDKELLNNTGGQKNVLIFDLGGGTFDVSLLTIEKSMFDVKAVGGDTHLGGEDFDNRMVNHFVQAFKRKHKKDISGNPRALRRLRSACERAKRILSSIHQTSIEIDALFEGTDFQSTITRPRFEELNMDLFRQCMEPVESCLRDAKMDKHSVQDIVLVGGSTRIPKVQQLLQDFFNGKTLCKSINPDEAVAYGAAVQAAILDGRGNQKALDIALMDVTPLSLGYQTKGEVMNVVIPRNTTIPTKKETTCTTACDNQTSILFPVYEGERARSTENNLLGEFTLEGIPPAPRAVPVINVCFDLDANGILNVSAEDENTGQKSRISISFDKGRLSREEIEKMVQAAEKYKFEDEEHKKKVKAKIALEDYTYNLRDTIKSKNISSSLSSADMKKIEDAIEDAMQWLDGNQLGETDEFEDKMKELESITKRLMITKKD